In one Clostridiisalibacter paucivorans DSM 22131 genomic region, the following are encoded:
- a CDS encoding restriction endonuclease, protein MNSIKKLKIKNYYIEKSGESRNVIALFFDRLFMHILIATMLILSIYFLIDTFVIGLIIFIIIFSVYISIVYFILMKIDKKRASKVHKDLAKKKLLINLSNKSEEDFSNFIIEMFTIKGFKIEDIEKDNKLDIIAQYKGESIGIKIFQRDKEYKVNVRDIKKIYYNIKKKGIKKAIILTISSFDISCKEFIKKINKEIRINLIDIDKMMLIIKDTKQYPSKKELEEMIFEELEEKKDNIKYHSKYICSKDKILKYVIISFILYLLKDITVFKNYYIYMSLFLLFLAIGGVIKYIYSIIKKKEEFDIFNNF, encoded by the coding sequence ATGAATAGTATTAAAAAATTAAAGATTAAAAATTATTACATAGAGAAATCTGGAGAAAGTAGAAATGTTATTGCACTATTTTTTGATAGATTGTTTATGCATATTTTAATAGCTACTATGCTGATATTATCTATATATTTTCTTATAGATACATTTGTTATTGGATTAATTATTTTTATTATTATTTTTTCTGTGTATATTAGTATAGTCTATTTTATATTAATGAAAATAGATAAAAAAAGGGCATCAAAGGTGCATAAGGATTTAGCAAAAAAAAAATTATTAATAAATCTTTCAAATAAGTCAGAAGAAGATTTTTCAAATTTTATAATAGAAATGTTTACTATTAAAGGATTTAAAATTGAAGACATTGAAAAAGATAATAAATTAGATATTATTGCGCAGTATAAAGGAGAGTCTATTGGTATAAAAATATTTCAGCGTGATAAGGAATATAAAGTAAATGTACGAGATATAAAAAAGATTTATTATAATATTAAAAAAAAAGGTATTAAAAAAGCTATAATTTTAACTATATCTTCCTTTGATATAAGCTGTAAGGAGTTTATTAAAAAAATCAATAAAGAGATTAGGATAAATTTAATAGATATAGATAAAATGATGTTAATTATAAAGGATACTAAGCAATACCCTTCTAAAAAAGAATTAGAAGAAATGATATTTGAGGAGTTAGAAGAAAAGAAAGACAATATAAAGTATCATTCTAAATACATATGTTCTAAAGATAAAATTTTAAAATATGTAATTATTTCTTTTATACTTTATTTGCTCAAGGATATTACAGTATTTAAGAATTACTATATTTACATGTCTTTGTTTTTGCTTTTTTTAGCCATAGGTGGAGTTATTAAATACATATATAGTATAATAAAGAAAAAGGAAGAATTTGATATCTTTAATAACTTTTAA
- a CDS encoding TIGR01906 family membrane protein: MKISNRNFFGLLLVISLPIFLLLLSIEIASFQMDFFEKKYEEYNISKRTGLSDKDLLEVTEALLDYLKGEREDIILYKNINGIKKMVFEERELLHLRDVKILYRNGFTIKNTTLLLSLISLFYFIVYRKNKFYMYLFISSILPMIIMIVCSILINTDFYKYFVYFHEILFTNDLWQLNPNTDILIKMYPLNFFYSIAKNISILYISELFILLSISIYLMKKHKF; encoded by the coding sequence TTGAAAATTTCAAATAGAAATTTTTTTGGTCTGCTATTAGTGATATCATTACCAATATTTCTATTATTGCTAAGTATCGAAATAGCTTCATTTCAGATGGATTTTTTTGAAAAAAAGTATGAAGAATATAATATATCTAAAAGAACAGGTTTATCAGATAAAGATTTATTAGAGGTAACTGAAGCATTATTAGATTATTTAAAAGGAGAAAGAGAGGATATTATATTATATAAGAATATAAATGGTATAAAGAAGATGGTATTTGAAGAAAGAGAATTATTACATTTAAGAGATGTAAAAATTCTTTATAGAAATGGGTTTACAATAAAAAATACTACCTTATTATTGAGCTTAATTTCTTTATTCTATTTTATAGTATATAGAAAAAATAAATTTTATATGTACTTATTTATATCATCAATATTACCTATGATAATCATGATAGTATGTTCCATACTTATAAATACTGATTTTTATAAATATTTTGTATATTTTCATGAGATACTTTTTACCAATGATCTATGGCAGCTAAATCCAAATACTGATATTTTAATAAAAATGTATCCATTGAATTTTTTTTATAGTATAGCTAAAAATATATCTATATTATATATAAGTGAATTATTTATTTTGCTGAGTATATCTATTTATCTTATGAAAAAGCATAAATTTTAA
- a CDS encoding DedA family protein, whose amino-acid sequence MEKIIIEFAKDIVQSNILLSYIFFFISQSLQILFPPYPGDMVLILEGYLSELAGMNYILVNINAIMATFFSSVLLYRIGKKEEYKILNSKIVKYLFDTKKVDKLRKLFTKMGAFVIIISKFIPGIFSITVISAGIFKVKKRKAYLSILSITALHHIILIGLGKLLGENWTIILKKIEIYNKYLFVLVIVIIIIYFILIKVKRKLFE is encoded by the coding sequence ATGGAGAAAATAATAATCGAATTTGCAAAAGATATAGTACAATCTAATATATTATTGTCTTATATTTTCTTTTTCATATCACAATCTCTTCAGATACTATTTCCACCATATCCAGGAGATATGGTACTAATTTTAGAGGGATATCTTTCGGAATTAGCTGGTATGAACTATATATTAGTAAATATAAATGCTATAATGGCTACTTTTTTTTCATCAGTATTATTGTATAGAATAGGCAAAAAGGAAGAATATAAAATACTGAATTCTAAAATTGTAAAATATCTTTTTGATACTAAGAAAGTAGATAAATTAAGAAAACTTTTCACTAAAATGGGTGCTTTTGTAATAATCATTAGTAAATTTATTCCTGGTATTTTTTCTATAACTGTAATTTCCGCTGGAATATTTAAGGTAAAAAAAAGAAAGGCATATTTATCTATATTATCTATAACTGCTCTTCATCATATAATATTGATAGGACTAGGAAAATTATTGGGCGAAAATTGGACAATAATATTAAAAAAGATAGAAATATATAATAAATACTTATTTGTATTGGTAATTGTTATAATAATTATTTATTTTATTCTTATTAAAGTAAAAAGAAAATTATTTGAATAA
- a CDS encoding DUF2284 domain-containing protein yields MIKSIIEYGSKEGINKIVPIYTKELIFDTKVREYCIENKCGKYGQNFMCPPIVGRVEDMKKEILTHKEGLLIFYEVYAQDVKKEHFIKKSAIEFHKVMLKLEKIANLVGNTITRAYIAGNCRLCFPCKIKIGYEHCPYPEKSRTSMEAAGINVIETCSNLGIDVKFGNNKVIWIGFLSI; encoded by the coding sequence ATGATAAAAAGTATAATAGAATATGGATCCAAAGAAGGTATAAATAAAATAGTGCCCATTTATACAAAGGAACTTATATTTGATACTAAAGTAAGAGAATATTGCATTGAAAATAAATGCGGAAAATATGGACAAAATTTCATGTGCCCTCCTATAGTAGGAAGAGTAGAGGATATGAAAAAAGAGATATTGACTCATAAAGAAGGGCTTTTAATATTTTATGAAGTATATGCACAGGATGTAAAGAAGGAACATTTTATAAAAAAATCTGCCATTGAATTTCATAAAGTCATGCTAAAGTTAGAAAAGATAGCTAATTTAGTTGGTAATACCATAACTAGAGCTTATATTGCTGGTAATTGTAGATTATGTTTTCCTTGCAAAATAAAAATAGGATATGAGCATTGCCCATATCCCGAAAAAAGTAGGACTTCTATGGAGGCGGCTGGTATAAATGTAATAGAAACATGTAGTAACCTCGGCATAGATGTAAAGTTTGGTAATAATAAAGTTATATGGATAGGATTTTTATCTATCTAA
- a CDS encoding MATE family efflux transporter has translation MTTNNLNNRLGTEPVAPLLLKLSIPSIISMLIQALYNVVDSIYIGHLNSDALTGLSIAFPIQMILIAIAVGTGVGTSSLISRLLGQGNNQRASNAAEHILIISVIYGILLGIIGSLFSKELISLFSKNPVIIDYGTRYIRIIFIGSTALFLPMISNNILRGEGNTFIPMITMLIGSVLNIIFDPLLIFGLWKFPKLGIEGAAIATVGSRIISGSFIIIMLLSNRNQVKLNMKAFKFDFSIIKDIYAVGLPAMTMQFLASFMIGGLNIIVGGYNEAAVAALGIYFRLQSFVFMPVFGLNQGYMPIIGYNYGHNNPNRMKKTMKYGFMIGFTFTFLGFILFQIMPTQLVTLFVDESTKNNEELISIGTNALKTISLAFPIIGPAIIGSTTFQAIGKGVPSLILSFSRQIILLLPFAYILVRIGGLDWVWYSFPLSEVISFILLFFWLKKTLKDVFLEME, from the coding sequence TTGACAACAAACAACCTAAATAATAGATTAGGTACTGAACCAGTAGCTCCTTTGTTACTTAAACTCTCCATACCATCTATTATATCTATGCTTATTCAAGCATTATATAATGTGGTTGATAGTATTTATATAGGTCACCTAAATAGTGATGCATTAACTGGCCTATCTATTGCTTTTCCCATACAGATGATTCTTATAGCTATAGCTGTAGGTACTGGAGTCGGTACCAGTTCTCTCATATCCAGACTATTGGGGCAAGGCAACAACCAAAGGGCATCTAATGCTGCTGAACATATTCTTATAATATCTGTAATCTATGGAATATTACTTGGAATAATTGGTTCATTATTTTCAAAGGAATTAATCAGTTTATTTTCTAAAAATCCAGTTATAATAGATTATGGAACAAGATATATAAGAATTATTTTTATCGGCTCTACAGCCCTATTTCTACCAATGATAAGTAATAATATACTTCGTGGTGAAGGAAACACCTTTATACCTATGATTACAATGCTAATAGGCTCCGTTTTAAATATTATTTTTGACCCATTACTTATATTTGGATTATGGAAATTTCCAAAATTGGGCATTGAAGGTGCTGCAATTGCCACTGTGGGGTCAAGAATTATCAGTGGATCCTTTATAATAATTATGCTTCTAAGTAACAGAAATCAAGTCAAACTTAATATGAAAGCATTTAAATTCGATTTTTCTATAATTAAAGATATATATGCTGTAGGGCTTCCTGCTATGACTATGCAATTTCTTGCTTCATTTATGATAGGTGGACTAAACATAATAGTAGGAGGTTATAATGAAGCTGCCGTTGCTGCATTAGGTATATATTTTAGACTACAATCCTTTGTTTTTATGCCTGTATTTGGACTAAATCAAGGGTATATGCCAATAATAGGTTATAATTATGGCCACAATAACCCCAATAGAATGAAAAAAACTATGAAATACGGATTTATGATAGGATTTACATTTACATTTTTAGGATTTATATTATTTCAGATTATGCCCACACAATTGGTTACTCTATTTGTAGATGAATCTACTAAAAACAATGAAGAACTTATATCAATAGGTACCAATGCTTTAAAAACCATAAGCCTAGCATTTCCAATAATTGGTCCTGCGATAATAGGCTCTACTACTTTCCAGGCAATAGGTAAAGGTGTCCCCAGTCTTATATTATCTTTTTCAAGACAAATTATATTACTATTGCCCTTTGCTTATATATTAGTAAGAATAGGTGGATTAGACTGGGTTTGGTACTCATTTCCCCTTTCTGAGGTAATATCTTTTATTCTTCTATTCTTTTGGCTGAAAAAAACTTTAAAAGATGTCTTTCTAGAAATGGAGTAG
- a CDS encoding DUF3006 domain-containing protein: MKGVIDRFEGLYAVIELENGEMKNILIEKLPLSVTEGDILIIEKDKISIDKQESKRRKKRIERLMNELME, encoded by the coding sequence ATGAAGGGAGTAATAGATAGATTTGAGGGCCTATATGCTGTAATAGAATTGGAAAATGGAGAGATGAAAAATATTTTGATAGAAAAACTTCCATTAAGTGTTACAGAAGGAGATATATTGATAATAGAGAAGGACAAAATTTCTATAGATAAGCAAGAAAGTAAGAGAAGAAAAAAGAGGATTGAAAGATTGATGAATGAATTAATGGAGTAG
- a CDS encoding ComEC/Rec2 family competence protein: protein MVSRRKKRNILMIITLILIVIAGCSNKKVTQEDIDRIVGRESTDTILNEANIDSEEIQSELIVSFLDVGQADCILIELPNEQNMIIDGGNRGDGPDVVKYIKDREIEKIDYVVATHPHEDHIGGLADVISQFNIEKIYMPKKSANTKIFETLLNTINDKGKKIERAYGGMDIINDENLKVNILAPNSDNYDETNEYSVVIKVVYGNTSYLFTGDAEQDSEKEMIDRGYNLKSDVLKVGHHGGRTSSTDAFLDKVKPRYAVISTEKGNSYGHPHKEVLNRLEDLGTKILRTDEIGTVVIKSNGEEIFID, encoded by the coding sequence ATGGTAAGCAGAAGAAAAAAAAGAAATATACTTATGATAATAACTTTAATACTTATTGTAATTGCTGGATGTTCTAATAAAAAAGTTACACAAGAGGATATTGATAGAATAGTTGGGCGAGAGAGCACTGATACTATTTTAAATGAAGCTAATATAGATTCAGAAGAAATCCAATCTGAGCTAATTGTAAGTTTTTTAGATGTGGGACAAGCAGATTGTATATTGATTGAACTTCCCAATGAACAAAATATGATAATAGATGGGGGCAACAGAGGAGATGGACCAGATGTAGTAAAATATATAAAAGATAGAGAAATAGAAAAAATAGATTATGTTGTGGCAACTCACCCTCATGAAGACCATATAGGTGGATTAGCTGATGTTATTTCTCAATTTAATATTGAAAAAATATATATGCCAAAGAAATCTGCTAATACTAAAATATTTGAAACATTACTAAATACTATAAATGATAAAGGGAAAAAAATAGAGAGAGCATATGGTGGAATGGATATAATAAATGATGAAAATTTGAAAGTAAATATTTTAGCTCCAAATTCTGATAATTATGATGAAACTAATGAATATTCTGTAGTAATTAAAGTGGTTTATGGAAACACATCATATTTATTTACTGGAGATGCAGAGCAAGACTCAGAAAAGGAAATGATAGATAGAGGATATAATTTAAAATCTGATGTATTAAAAGTAGGACATCATGGTGGGAGAACTTCTAGTACAGATGCTTTTTTGGATAAGGTAAAACCTCGATATGCTGTAATATCTACAGAAAAGGGTAATTCCTATGGTCATCCCCATAAAGAGGTATTAAATAGGCTAGAAGATTTAGGAACAAAGATTTTGAGAACTGATGAAATAGGAACTGTTGTGATAAAATCAAATGGAGAAGAAATATTTATAGATTAG
- a CDS encoding D-cysteine desulfhydrase family protein, with protein MKLPKKLSLANLPTKIEKLERLSEKLVGGPNIFIKRDDQTGTEISGNKIRKLEFSIREALDENSDVLITCGGIQSNHARATAAIATKLGLKSVLVLRTDKEKEDIDGNYFLDKLLGADIRFISSEDYSKRRTEIMNDIKDNLKKEGLRGYIIPEGASNGIGNFGYYNALLEILDQQKEMNVKFDMIVCPVGSGATYGGMFLANKLNNTDCEIYGVNVSGDAKHFKDAISNILKESFTYTDDEIIINKEEINIIDGYVGGGYAISRPEELEFIYSLAKLEGVILDPVYTGKAMYGLVQEIKKGRFTDKKNILFIHTGGLFGLFPKKELMEFK; from the coding sequence ATGAAATTACCAAAGAAGTTAAGTTTAGCTAATTTGCCTACTAAAATAGAGAAGTTAGAAAGACTTTCTGAAAAATTAGTAGGTGGTCCAAATATATTTATAAAAAGAGATGACCAAACGGGGACAGAGATATCTGGAAATAAAATAAGAAAATTAGAGTTTTCTATAAGAGAAGCACTGGATGAAAATTCAGATGTGTTGATAACATGTGGTGGTATTCAATCAAATCATGCTAGGGCAACGGCTGCAATAGCTACAAAACTGGGGTTAAAATCTGTTTTAGTATTAAGGACTGATAAAGAAAAAGAAGATATAGATGGGAATTATTTTTTGGATAAGCTATTGGGAGCTGATATAAGATTTATTTCTTCTGAAGACTATAGTAAAAGAAGAACAGAAATAATGAATGACATAAAGGATAATTTAAAAAAAGAAGGACTTAGAGGTTATATTATACCAGAAGGAGCATCAAATGGTATAGGTAATTTTGGATATTATAATGCATTACTTGAAATACTTGATCAACAAAAAGAGATGAATGTTAAATTTGATATGATAGTGTGTCCAGTGGGTTCGGGGGCTACATATGGAGGTATGTTTTTAGCCAATAAGCTTAATAATACTGATTGTGAGATATATGGTGTAAATGTATCTGGTGATGCAAAACATTTTAAAGATGCCATATCAAACATTTTAAAAGAAAGCTTTACTTATACTGATGATGAGATAATAATTAATAAGGAAGAGATAAATATTATAGATGGTTATGTGGGGGGAGGATATGCAATTAGCCGTCCAGAAGAGCTTGAGTTTATATATAGTTTGGCAAAGCTTGAAGGAGTAATATTGGACCCAGTATATACAGGAAAGGCTATGTATGGACTTGTACAAGAGATTAAAAAGGGAAGATTTACAGACAAAAAGAATATTTTATTTATACATACGGGAGGACTGTTTGGGCTTTTTCCCAAAAAAGAACTTATGGAATTTAAGTAA
- a CDS encoding J domain-containing protein: protein MENPYKVLGVREGASEEEIKIAYKKLVKKYHPDQYANNPLSDLAEEKLKDINEAYNKLINNRGNTERTNSTNNRGNQWNTNDNNIYNDIRRCIDVNDIRRADALLESIQVREGEWHFLKGIVFLKSGWYNQGLNYIQNAVNMDPHNAEYKSVLNNIISRNRGYRTMGNTRGYTNASTCDLCTCLCCSDCCCECLGGDLLTCC from the coding sequence TTGGAAAATCCATATAAAGTTTTGGGTGTGAGAGAAGGAGCTAGTGAAGAAGAGATCAAAATAGCGTATAAAAAACTTGTAAAAAAATATCATCCCGATCAATATGCAAATAATCCATTGTCTGATTTAGCAGAAGAAAAATTAAAAGATATAAATGAAGCATATAATAAATTGATAAATAATAGAGGAAATACGGAAAGAACTAATAGCACAAACAATAGAGGAAATCAATGGAATACAAATGATAATAATATATATAATGATATTAGACGATGCATAGACGTAAATGATATTAGACGTGCCGATGCTCTTTTAGAAAGCATACAGGTTAGAGAAGGAGAATGGCATTTTCTTAAGGGAATAGTGTTTTTGAAAAGCGGATGGTATAATCAAGGATTAAATTATATACAAAATGCAGTCAATATGGATCCTCATAATGCGGAATATAAATCAGTTCTTAATAATATAATATCTAGAAATAGGGGATATAGAACTATGGGGAATACAAGGGGATATACTAATGCTTCAACATGTGATTTGTGTACATGTTTATGTTGTTCTGACTGCTGTTGTGAATGTTTAGGGGGAGATTTATTGACCTGTTGTTAA
- a CDS encoding DUF5685 family protein yields the protein MFGYVFPYKDELKVREYNMFKGYYCGLCKTIGSEFNQFIRMGLNYDITFLSILLSSIQKERPKIVSQGCIINPIKKKPVVLYNESMLYSAHMGNILTYFKLLDDWRDEKSIKSLIFMLPYRLSIKKSLYLYNDKYKEVKRCINELSKLEKLNCDIIDKSADTFGKLMEVLADPPYITDESTKRILKWLGYNLGRWIYILDAFNDMELDINKKNYNPILLQYKYAGEEIELFKDRVKEDILFSLTFTLENMGKSFELLDINYNKGILENILYLGTRKKMEKILGIGGCNIGKSI from the coding sequence TTGTTTGGGTATGTATTTCCATATAAAGATGAATTGAAAGTAAGAGAATATAATATGTTTAAAGGATATTATTGTGGACTGTGTAAGACTATAGGTTCTGAATTTAATCAATTTATTAGAATGGGATTGAATTATGATATTACATTTTTATCGATACTATTATCTTCTATTCAAAAAGAGAGGCCTAAAATAGTATCTCAAGGATGTATAATTAATCCAATAAAAAAGAAACCTGTGGTATTATACAATGAAAGTATGTTATATAGTGCACATATGGGAAATATATTGACATATTTTAAATTATTAGATGATTGGAGAGATGAAAAGAGTATAAAATCTCTGATATTTATGTTGCCTTATAGATTATCTATTAAGAAATCGTTATATTTATATAATGATAAATATAAGGAAGTAAAAAGATGTATTAACGAGCTTTCAAAATTAGAGAAATTAAATTGTGATATAATAGATAAAAGTGCTGATACCTTTGGGAAGTTGATGGAGGTTTTAGCGGATCCCCCTTATATAACAGATGAAAGTACTAAAAGGATATTAAAATGGCTGGGATATAATCTAGGAAGGTGGATATATATACTAGATGCTTTTAATGACATGGAATTGGATATAAATAAAAAAAATTATAATCCAATATTATTGCAGTATAAATATGCAGGAGAAGAAATAGAGTTATTTAAGGATAGAGTGAAAGAAGATATTTTGTTTTCTCTTACATTCACCTTGGAAAATATGGGTAAATCCTTTGAATTATTAGATATAAACTATAATAAGGGTATATTGGAAAACATATTATATTTAGGTACTAGAAAAAAGATGGAAAAAATTCTTGGAATTGGAGGGTGTAACATTGGAAAATCCATATAA